Proteins encoded in a region of the Pseudothermotoga elfii DSM 9442 = NBRC 107921 genome:
- a CDS encoding ABC transporter ATP-binding protein, whose translation MPYIEMVGIYKVYPPDVVALSGVDLSFERGEIHSIVGENGAGKSTLMKILYGMIKPSAGMIKINGQKVQISNPLKARELGIGMVHQEFMLIQSFKVYENVILGQEMTLAGFIDRKHAKQRVQKIVDKYGFKIDIEAVTSQLSVAAQQKIEIVKQLYREAETLILDEPTAVLTPQESEELFEEIFELRDQGKTVIFISHKLEEVLRISDRITVMRKGKKIATLENKGINPEDLAKMMVGKSIVFQLEKSRIEPGRVVLSIEDLSLKSRRSDRYVLRNVNITVKSGEIVGIAGIEGNGQFELVQTLIGSLKPSTGKITIDGIDVTNMTIRERRKLMSYVPQDRKFTGLALKATILENLLMTHHLKKEFQKGILSINWKKAQEFSKKVAHEFEVVYRNLDESPSTLSGGNQQKIVVGRELSLGYNLIVLDQPTRGLDVASAEYIRNLIIKMRDAGKAVLLISADLEELMQLSDRVYVMRQGKIVASLDEKTIDLQTIGNYMLGVVN comes from the coding sequence TTGCCTTATATAGAAATGGTAGGGATATACAAAGTCTATCCTCCAGATGTGGTTGCTCTAAGTGGAGTGGATCTCTCTTTTGAGAGAGGAGAGATCCATTCTATTGTTGGTGAAAATGGTGCGGGTAAATCGACTTTGATGAAAATCCTTTATGGAATGATTAAACCTTCTGCGGGTATGATAAAGATCAACGGGCAAAAAGTACAAATATCCAATCCTTTAAAAGCAAGAGAACTTGGTATAGGTATGGTTCATCAAGAATTCATGCTGATTCAATCTTTCAAAGTGTATGAAAATGTCATTCTTGGCCAGGAAATGACATTAGCTGGTTTTATAGACCGAAAACATGCCAAACAGCGTGTACAAAAAATTGTTGATAAATATGGATTCAAAATAGATATTGAAGCAGTAACATCGCAACTATCAGTTGCTGCACAGCAGAAAATAGAGATAGTAAAACAACTTTACAGGGAAGCCGAGACCCTGATATTAGATGAACCTACAGCTGTCCTGACACCACAAGAAAGTGAGGAGCTCTTCGAAGAAATTTTTGAACTTCGCGATCAGGGAAAAACGGTAATATTTATAAGTCACAAATTGGAAGAAGTTTTAAGAATATCGGACAGAATCACGGTAATGAGGAAAGGCAAAAAAATAGCAACACTTGAGAATAAGGGTATCAATCCGGAAGATCTCGCAAAAATGATGGTTGGAAAATCAATTGTTTTTCAACTTGAAAAATCTCGAATTGAACCGGGAAGAGTTGTTTTGTCTATTGAAGATCTTTCGCTGAAATCAAGAAGATCAGATAGATATGTTCTGAGAAACGTGAACATCACTGTCAAATCTGGAGAAATTGTAGGGATAGCAGGTATAGAAGGAAATGGACAATTTGAGTTAGTTCAAACTTTAATTGGTTCCTTAAAACCAAGCACGGGAAAGATAACAATAGACGGTATTGATGTTACAAATATGACTATTAGAGAGAGAAGAAAATTGATGAGTTATGTCCCGCAGGACAGGAAATTTACAGGACTGGCTCTTAAAGCGACTATTCTTGAAAATTTGCTGATGACACATCATTTAAAAAAAGAATTTCAAAAGGGAATCTTATCGATAAACTGGAAAAAGGCTCAGGAATTTAGTAAAAAAGTCGCGCACGAATTCGAGGTTGTTTACAGGAATTTGGACGAATCTCCATCTACACTTTCGGGCGGCAATCAGCAGAAAATAGTTGTTGGGAGAGAATTGTCGCTCGGATACAATTTAATTGTGCTTGATCAACCAACGCGTGGTTTAGACGTAGCCTCGGCTGAATATATAAGAAATCTTATTATCAAAATGAGAGATGCTGGCAAAGCCGTGCTTCTAATTTCCGCAGATCTTGAAGAACTCATGCAATTATCAGATAGAGTATATGTAATGAGACAGGGAAAAATCGTGGCATCTCTTGACGAGAAAACTATTGATTTACAAACCATTGGAAATTACATGCTGGGGGTAGTGAATTGA
- the flgK gene encoding flagellar hook-associated protein FlgK, giving the protein MANLSLFGSLNTALLGVYTHKLAMNVVAHNIANSSTDGYSRQRPVIQTTSPIPLATLTQPSIPLMLGTGSQVTDVQRVRDLFLDIQYRQTSNRYSYFDTIYSNLHYIEQLFSEPGDSGIRSLYDSFLSAAEEIITDPTNVAAKREFISRAEELVTNIKDLYTRLQQLREDINQEIYQTTDDINSMVERLAQINEQIRISVAFGTTPNDLLDERDRILDELSQYANISYYETSDGQTILMFGDQVVLSGSVQTEIRAEQRPYAKGFFELFAGNSKITVSDGKLKALFDLRDGGIVKYMNYLDEFALSLTDKLNLIHREGFDSSGKITGLNLFNPIVSSYGNDDPALYRILGSRKISSGPLYYATGLSGYTSESQLQNLTFTSDGSLVLFDGSNSTNISISSGSNVSDLITQLSTTWLTLNTGQHSPDGVNSFYRLYFESSENLRNTLVIDENGGVLSKLGFSTKQLELLSFSDLSNVQSGSYTINFEETLSDGTKITETLNIAVDSSTTLNDIANQVNSQLSNVHALIVNDTLLIIPNGQMEFDPDRLSIVDDGGFFVQAGADYKTYTVLDPSETLENIAFSMTNFDATNGFDIIINNTKIHIDPTRDTLEDLVTKINSANTGVTADLTPHSAFVLRAGESYGFDLMSFTIEGPQGLFEMLGLIDTNSDPVNFDADWSVSYTLISRNEDFDSARNRLSLSEFLTVDKRQSYEPYFFVDQWNVSNALLLNAESLAVDIGKTLWNITWNATDFLPTGESNVEIVNLISSSRYETLLSDGKESFYEFMSGIVAELGVESESASKMKDNTELLRSEIDQARESVKGVSLDEEMTNMIQYQHAFNASARVITTIDEMIGRVIDKLGVVGR; this is encoded by the coding sequence CTGGCAAATTTAAGCCTTTTTGGTTCTTTAAACACAGCGTTACTCGGTGTTTACACACATAAACTGGCTATGAATGTCGTGGCTCATAATATAGCGAATTCCAGTACTGATGGTTATTCAAGGCAGAGGCCTGTTATTCAAACAACATCACCAATCCCTTTAGCAACCTTAACTCAACCATCTATTCCTTTGATGCTTGGAACAGGTTCTCAGGTTACAGATGTTCAGAGAGTCAGAGATTTATTTCTCGATATTCAGTATCGACAAACTTCAAACAGGTATAGTTATTTCGATACAATTTACTCTAACCTTCATTACATTGAGCAGCTTTTTTCAGAACCTGGAGATTCTGGAATAAGGAGTTTATACGATTCCTTTCTCTCCGCTGCGGAAGAAATCATAACAGATCCAACAAATGTTGCAGCAAAAAGAGAGTTTATATCACGTGCAGAAGAGCTTGTCACAAATATTAAAGATCTTTATACCCGCCTTCAACAACTTAGAGAAGATATCAATCAGGAGATTTATCAAACAACAGATGATATAAACTCAATGGTAGAAAGGCTCGCGCAGATAAATGAACAAATCAGAATATCGGTAGCTTTTGGGACGACACCAAATGATTTACTTGATGAGCGAGACAGAATACTCGATGAGCTTTCACAATACGCAAATATCTCATATTACGAGACTTCTGACGGGCAGACAATATTGATGTTCGGTGATCAGGTAGTGCTATCTGGCTCGGTTCAAACAGAAATCAGAGCTGAGCAAAGACCCTATGCAAAAGGTTTTTTTGAATTGTTTGCTGGGAATTCAAAAATAACGGTTTCTGACGGAAAACTTAAGGCATTGTTTGATCTGAGAGATGGCGGCATCGTCAAATACATGAATTACCTCGACGAATTCGCTCTTTCATTGACAGATAAACTGAATCTGATTCACAGGGAAGGATTTGACTCATCAGGTAAAATTACTGGCCTGAATTTGTTTAACCCCATTGTGTCTTCCTATGGGAATGATGATCCCGCTTTATACAGAATCTTAGGAAGCAGAAAGATTTCATCCGGACCTTTATATTATGCTACAGGTTTGAGTGGGTATACCAGTGAATCACAGTTACAAAATCTCACTTTTACTTCAGATGGATCTCTGGTTCTGTTTGACGGATCTAACAGCACTAATATTTCTATCAGCAGCGGAAGCAACGTGAGCGATTTAATTACACAATTATCGACTACTTGGCTGACGCTGAATACAGGGCAGCACAGCCCTGACGGCGTAAACTCTTTTTACAGGCTGTATTTTGAAAGTTCAGAAAATCTCAGAAACACACTTGTAATAGATGAAAACGGCGGTGTTCTCAGCAAATTGGGATTTTCAACAAAGCAACTTGAATTACTATCTTTTTCAGATCTTTCAAATGTTCAAAGTGGATCATACACGATCAATTTTGAAGAAACGCTCTCTGATGGTACAAAAATCACAGAGACACTGAACATAGCAGTTGATTCTTCAACAACCCTGAATGATATAGCAAATCAGGTAAACAGCCAGCTATCAAATGTACATGCCCTGATAGTAAATGACACCCTTTTAATAATTCCTAATGGGCAAATGGAGTTTGACCCGGACAGATTAAGTATCGTCGATGACGGAGGCTTTTTTGTTCAGGCTGGTGCTGATTATAAAACATACACTGTACTTGATCCTTCAGAAACTCTGGAAAATATAGCTTTTTCGATGACTAATTTTGATGCGACAAACGGTTTTGACATAATTATAAACAATACAAAAATTCATATTGATCCAACCAGAGATACTCTCGAAGACCTCGTAACAAAGATAAATTCAGCAAATACCGGTGTTACGGCTGATCTGACCCCTCACAGTGCTTTTGTCCTCAGAGCTGGAGAAAGTTACGGATTTGATCTCATGTCATTTACAATCGAAGGTCCTCAGGGGTTATTTGAAATGCTTGGGCTTATAGATACAAACTCAGACCCAGTAAATTTTGATGCGGACTGGTCTGTTTCTTATACTTTAATATCAAGAAACGAGGACTTTGATTCTGCCAGAAACAGGCTTTCTTTGAGTGAATTTCTGACCGTTGATAAACGTCAGAGTTATGAACCTTATTTCTTTGTAGACCAATGGAATGTGTCAAATGCTTTACTTTTAAACGCGGAATCTCTCGCTGTAGATATAGGCAAAACATTGTGGAACATCACATGGAACGCAACAGATTTTCTGCCAACAGGAGAGAGCAACGTTGAAATAGTAAATCTCATATCTTCTTCAAGATATGAGACGTTGCTTTCAGACGGCAAAGAAAGCTTTTATGAATTTATGAGTGGTATTGTTGCTGAACTCGGAGTTGAATCAGAAAGCGCCTCAAAAATGAAAGATAATACCGAACTCTTGCGAAGCGAGATTGATCAAGCAAGAGAGAGTGTAAAGGGTGTTTCCTTAGATGAGGAAATGACTAACATGATACAATATCAGCATGCATTTAATGCTTCAGCTCGGGTTATAACAACTATCGATGAAATGATAGGAAGGGTTATAGATAAGCTGGGTGTCGTAGGGAGGTAG
- a CDS encoding flagellar biosynthesis anti-sigma factor FlgM has product MQEINRIGGPLQPQKAENVEKVEKKAKIKQSAPGESIDISLNIAEMIKTAKESPEIREQLVNEIKKAVEQNIYNIDVNRIARHLLREM; this is encoded by the coding sequence GTGCAGGAAATAAACAGAATTGGTGGTCCTCTCCAGCCACAGAAGGCAGAGAACGTTGAGAAAGTTGAGAAAAAAGCAAAAATAAAGCAATCTGCTCCTGGTGAGAGTATAGATATCAGTTTGAATATTGCAGAAATGATAAAAACAGCCAAGGAATCACCAGAAATTAGAGAGCAGCTCGTAAATGAGATCAAAAAAGCTGTTGAGCAAAACATATACAATATAGACGTGAACAGAATAGCCAGACATTTACTCAGAGAGATGTAA
- a CDS encoding ABC transporter permease, with amino-acid sequence MSDLIFHILRATLSSATPIMLAALGGMFTYYANVFNIAMEGMMLMGAFFAVYGSYFFGSWFIGIVFALLSGIVMALLFAMIAVYLRADEFVTGIGLNMLALGWTTYALRSTFNVKGALISPKIISLPKLSIPGFENLGSLGEIFSGHPFILYVSFALAIIFEFLIFESKFGMRLRATGEDSETVKSAGINPARMKLISTILCGLLSALAGVYLSLGYVTLFSENMSNGRGWISLAIIILVKGRPLSILLLSLIFGFFESLGLIMQNYDIAPQFTSMIPYLATLFVLYTYAKKKIRGEGF; translated from the coding sequence ATGAGCGATTTGATATTTCATATTTTGAGAGCTACACTGAGCAGTGCAACACCTATTATGCTTGCAGCACTTGGAGGAATGTTTACATATTATGCCAATGTATTCAATATAGCAATGGAAGGCATGATGTTGATGGGGGCATTTTTTGCGGTATATGGCAGCTATTTTTTTGGAAGCTGGTTTATTGGAATTGTCTTCGCCTTATTAAGTGGAATTGTTATGGCTCTTTTATTTGCCATGATCGCTGTCTACCTCCGTGCGGACGAGTTTGTAACAGGCATCGGACTTAACATGCTTGCTCTGGGCTGGACTACTTATGCATTGAGAAGTACGTTTAACGTTAAAGGAGCATTGATTTCACCTAAAATCATTTCTTTACCAAAATTGAGCATACCTGGCTTTGAAAATCTTGGGTCTCTGGGCGAAATATTTTCTGGGCACCCTTTTATTTTGTACGTCTCATTTGCTCTGGCCATAATTTTTGAATTTTTAATATTTGAAAGTAAATTTGGTATGAGACTTAGAGCAACCGGAGAAGATTCAGAAACCGTAAAGTCTGCTGGGATAAATCCAGCGAGAATGAAATTGATAAGTACAATCCTATGTGGGTTGTTATCAGCACTTGCAGGAGTTTATCTTTCCCTCGGATATGTCACACTTTTCAGCGAAAACATGTCTAATGGGAGGGGATGGATATCTCTGGCAATAATCATACTTGTTAAGGGCAGGCCATTATCAATACTGCTGTTATCTCTCATTTTTGGCTTTTTTGAAAGCCTTGGTTTGATAATGCAGAATTATGACATAGCACCGCAATTCACGTCCATGATTCCATATCTTGCTACACTGTTCGTTCTTTACACATATGCTAAGAAAAAGATTAGAGGTGAAGGATTTTGA
- a CDS encoding BMP family lipoprotein: MKRVIFAAILLISVLTLAAPKKVAYVINGSLGDQSFYDSGYAGIKELEERYGVQTRVVECNFDPSLYYPSLMTAAQWADVIFVISYGFEEELKEIAMKFPDKIWVNIDTVVQDEKGVISSVDYREEEGAFLAGVVAAITTNMTELAGINPQKIIGAVGGDDDIVIRSFVYGYEMGARYIDPEIQVKVIYVGTWDDPSKGKQAALQLYAQGADVIFQIAALTGFGVLQAAQEVGKYAIGVDSNQNPLAPGHVITSDLKEVGKSILMIYDMIVNNSFEKGKIYSLGVKEGAVGLAIDEYTRKILPQAVIDRVIDIQNKVASGEIKIEPYRP, encoded by the coding sequence GTGAAAAGAGTTATTTTTGCTGCAATATTGTTAATATCCGTGCTTACTTTAGCTGCACCAAAAAAAGTGGCATATGTGATTAATGGCTCACTGGGTGATCAATCTTTTTACGATTCTGGCTATGCGGGTATCAAAGAACTTGAGGAAAGGTACGGCGTTCAAACGAGAGTTGTCGAGTGCAACTTTGATCCTTCTTTATATTATCCGAGCTTGATGACAGCAGCACAGTGGGCTGATGTAATATTTGTTATATCCTACGGTTTTGAAGAAGAGCTGAAAGAAATAGCCATGAAATTCCCTGATAAGATATGGGTCAATATTGATACTGTTGTTCAGGATGAAAAAGGGGTTATATCAAGTGTAGATTATAGAGAAGAAGAAGGAGCATTTCTCGCTGGTGTTGTAGCTGCGATAACCACGAACATGACAGAGTTAGCGGGCATTAATCCTCAAAAAATCATTGGCGCTGTTGGAGGAGATGATGACATAGTCATCAGATCGTTTGTTTATGGATACGAAATGGGTGCAAGGTATATTGATCCGGAAATTCAGGTGAAGGTAATTTATGTGGGTACCTGGGATGATCCTTCCAAGGGAAAACAGGCTGCTCTGCAACTTTATGCACAGGGAGCAGATGTAATTTTTCAAATCGCTGCCCTAACAGGTTTTGGCGTTTTGCAAGCGGCTCAGGAAGTAGGAAAGTATGCAATAGGGGTTGATTCTAATCAGAATCCGTTAGCACCCGGTCATGTGATAACAAGTGATCTAAAAGAAGTCGGAAAGTCGATTCTCATGATCTATGATATGATTGTTAATAATTCTTTTGAAAAAGGGAAGATATACAGCCTCGGCGTAAAAGAGGGAGCTGTTGGGCTGGCAATAGACGAGTATACTCGGAAGATTTTGCCACAGGCAGTGATCGACAGAGTTATCGATATTCAGAACAAAGTTGCTTCTGGAGAGATAAAGATAGAACCATATAGGCCCTGA
- a CDS encoding ABC transporter permease: MRKLKRIGISLFSIFAAFLISAIFIAIQNTSPASVFKALYQYSTGSWFSLSSTLNTATPLILTGISAAIAFSSNVVNLGQHGQLLVGAVTTAILGVYLDLPGWIGVPVLVILGSLAGALWAGISALFKKYYKMDEFITTLMLNFISEYLTVYLVTYPFLDKKAYVPATAMIKKTYFMPDVWGINLSFLVATFVAMISYWFIGKTKLGYEFRMMGHNPNFARVGGCRTEENATLVLLYTGFLSGLAGALLILGGTQHRFMKGIGANFGWDGVMLAIIANNSVLETFFYGIFFGALKNGAIGMEFETSVPSEFVMFLEAVIVLSVVSVRSAIEYYGQKINSLIKLKKVVTGK; encoded by the coding sequence TTGAGGAAATTAAAGAGGATAGGTATATCACTATTTTCCATTTTTGCCGCTTTTTTAATCAGCGCGATATTCATTGCTATTCAAAACACTTCCCCAGCCAGCGTGTTTAAGGCACTGTATCAATATTCTACCGGATCTTGGTTTTCTTTATCATCCACATTGAACACAGCAACCCCCTTAATTCTCACAGGAATATCAGCAGCAATTGCATTTTCGTCGAATGTTGTAAATCTTGGGCAACACGGGCAATTATTGGTAGGCGCGGTAACAACAGCCATACTTGGGGTTTATCTTGATTTACCGGGCTGGATCGGAGTACCGGTGCTGGTAATCCTTGGATCTCTTGCGGGGGCACTTTGGGCAGGTATTTCCGCTCTTTTTAAGAAATATTATAAAATGGATGAATTTATAACAACCCTGATGTTGAATTTCATAAGCGAGTATCTTACAGTTTATCTGGTCACTTATCCATTTTTGGACAAAAAAGCCTATGTGCCGGCTACAGCAATGATTAAAAAAACGTATTTTATGCCAGACGTTTGGGGAATAAACCTGTCTTTCCTCGTGGCGACATTTGTTGCTATGATTTCTTACTGGTTTATTGGAAAAACAAAATTGGGTTATGAATTCAGAATGATGGGGCACAATCCAAATTTCGCCAGGGTTGGTGGTTGCCGCACAGAAGAAAACGCCACTCTCGTTTTGCTTTACACTGGTTTTCTCTCTGGTCTGGCGGGAGCTTTGCTTATCCTGGGCGGAACACAACACAGATTTATGAAAGGTATAGGTGCAAATTTTGGCTGGGATGGTGTGATGCTTGCTATAATTGCCAACAACAGTGTTTTGGAAACTTTTTTCTACGGGATTTTCTTTGGTGCTCTCAAAAATGGAGCAATTGGTATGGAATTTGAAACATCTGTTCCCTCTGAATTCGTAATGTTTTTAGAAGCAGTAATAGTACTTTCTGTAGTTAGTGTAAGAAGTGCGATAGAATACTATGGTCAAAAAATAAACTCGTTAATCAAATTGAAAAAGGTCGTGACCGGGAAATGA
- a CDS encoding energy-coupling factor transporter transmembrane component T family protein: MSEINFGKYIALSSFVHKLNPVSKIFFVIFLIIETFLISNWLYYIIPGTLLVIFMLGSKIRISLYFEDVKKLWFLILIIFLLQFTSGVNLHNLFNAIETVLRIIIIVLLSSIFIRTTRPVELARSVEKGLILIRVRRSLSRDISMTLVLVMQFIPVLLKEINRIRTAQMIRGSKMSRGIFKGLQTVISIMIPLVISTIRRAEQVAIAMESRRYGMYDNTTSYYKSEINLPDVVVIVLSVVLLILPAVLSKLLIK, encoded by the coding sequence ATGTCTGAAATAAATTTTGGAAAATACATTGCATTAAGCTCTTTTGTTCACAAGTTAAACCCCGTTTCGAAAATATTTTTCGTCATTTTTCTTATCATAGAGACATTTTTGATCTCTAACTGGCTGTATTATATCATACCTGGAACTCTGTTGGTGATTTTTATGCTTGGTTCAAAAATCCGGATTTCTTTGTATTTTGAAGATGTAAAAAAACTCTGGTTTTTGATCCTGATAATTTTTTTATTACAGTTTACCAGTGGGGTTAATCTGCACAATTTATTTAATGCAATTGAAACAGTTTTAAGAATAATCATCATTGTACTACTGTCATCAATTTTTATTCGCACAACCCGACCTGTTGAGCTTGCTCGTTCAGTTGAAAAAGGATTGATTTTGATACGAGTCAGAAGATCTTTATCGAGAGATATATCGATGACATTAGTGCTTGTTATGCAATTTATTCCGGTACTTCTTAAAGAAATTAATAGAATAAGAACAGCTCAGATGATAAGAGGCTCAAAGATGTCGAGGGGAATTTTCAAAGGCTTGCAAACTGTTATATCCATAATGATACCTCTTGTGATTTCAACTATAAGGCGTGCAGAACAGGTTGCAATAGCTATGGAAAGTAGAAGATATGGTATGTATGATAACACCACGAGTTATTATAAAAGTGAAATAAATCTTCCAGATGTAGTCGTTATAGTCTTGTCTGTTGTCTTGCTAATCTTGCCAGCGGTTTTATCCAAATTATTGATAAAATAA
- the flgL gene encoding flagellar hook-associated protein FlgL — protein MRITNKMIGERVLTNIQKNINSIAKFHDQLSSGLKVRYPSDDAVTATRTSNLKSRLRELEQYERNIDHAENILNSYDTSLQEISSIYQRLRELITQGANGILTDEQRKAISQEVKQIKEQLIQIANTQIGTDYIFAGYASNKPPVDQDGNIVLNPDSAKSRFVNALGYRVEYGLSAKDVFQTDSGMSVFQLIDITINALESNDQETLGGISLMSMDYLEDTVSKGLAKIGADQRMVEMISTRIEDLNTFMTEYISKETDADITEVLTKLSTHQAALTAALKSAANVLTSTLVDFIE, from the coding sequence ATGAGAATTACCAATAAAATGATTGGTGAGAGAGTTCTTACCAACATCCAAAAAAATATAAACAGTATTGCCAAATTCCACGATCAACTTTCATCTGGTTTGAAAGTCAGATATCCGAGCGACGATGCTGTAACTGCAACAAGAACATCCAACTTAAAGAGCAGACTCCGTGAATTAGAGCAATACGAGAGAAATATAGATCACGCGGAAAATATTCTGAATTCTTACGATACATCACTGCAAGAAATCAGTAGCATTTATCAGAGATTGAGAGAACTTATTACTCAGGGTGCCAATGGAATTTTAACCGATGAACAACGAAAAGCGATATCCCAGGAAGTTAAACAAATAAAAGAGCAGCTTATACAAATTGCAAACACGCAGATAGGAACAGATTATATATTTGCTGGTTATGCAAGCAACAAGCCGCCTGTTGATCAAGATGGAAATATTGTTTTGAATCCTGACTCGGCAAAATCCCGCTTTGTTAATGCGCTCGGATATAGAGTTGAATATGGACTTTCTGCAAAAGATGTGTTCCAAACTGATAGTGGAATGAGTGTTTTCCAGCTTATCGATATAACAATAAACGCTCTTGAATCTAATGATCAGGAAACTCTCGGTGGAATCTCGTTGATGAGTATGGATTATCTCGAAGATACAGTATCGAAAGGGTTAGCAAAAATTGGGGCTGATCAGAGAATGGTTGAGATGATCTCCACACGAATAGAAGACTTAAATACATTCATGACCGAATACATTTCCAAGGAAACAGACGCAGATATAACAGAGGTGTTGACAAAACTTTCAACGCACCAGGCTGCTTTAACAGCTGCTTTAAAGTCAGCAGCAAATGTTTTAACAAGTACACTCGTGGATTTTATAGAATAG
- the flgN gene encoding flagellar export chaperone FlgN: MEELVRILSNEEVVLLEISKSLYQHEKSMLSKNLNEMSSTTVTLEQLICSFEKLEDERKECFESLKRNLNYPQEISFYKFAKQTGGTILEMVFKIVKLFNEISVQMDRLKTLSKFQLDYIDMLISTFSNPVQSTYNGDASLRKSSSHRFEAQS, encoded by the coding sequence ATGGAAGAGCTGGTTAGAATCCTCTCAAATGAGGAAGTTGTGCTTTTGGAAATTTCCAAAAGCCTTTATCAGCACGAGAAATCCATGTTATCTAAAAATCTGAATGAAATGAGCAGTACCACTGTTACGCTGGAACAGTTGATCTGCTCTTTTGAAAAGCTTGAAGATGAAAGAAAAGAATGTTTTGAATCTTTGAAGAGAAATTTGAATTATCCTCAGGAAATTTCATTTTACAAATTTGCCAAACAAACCGGTGGAACTATTCTTGAAATGGTTTTTAAAATCGTAAAATTATTCAACGAGATTTCAGTACAGATGGATAGATTGAAAACACTGTCTAAATTTCAGCTTGATTATATAGATATGCTGATTTCGACATTCAGCAATCCTGTTCAATCAACATACAATGGTGATGCATCGCTGAGAAAAAGCTCTTCACACAGATTCGAAGCTCAAAGCTAA
- the fliW gene encoding flagellar assembly protein FliW, with protein MIYKTKLGEIDIRDEDILYFNEGIPGFTHLRKFALIPIQNQPIQWLTSIEDPFVALPVVDPWLVCIDYSLTLTDEDIQDLDIKDKNDVGILSILTIPKGCPEKTTINLLAPIVINLKNRKAKQIIQENSSYSVKHLVKDEIERSQSLLKKSKTGSE; from the coding sequence ATGATTTACAAGACAAAGCTGGGTGAAATTGATATACGCGACGAAGATATTTTGTATTTTAATGAAGGTATTCCCGGCTTTACGCATCTGCGAAAATTTGCGTTAATCCCCATCCAGAATCAACCAATTCAGTGGCTTACATCTATCGAAGATCCATTTGTTGCTTTACCTGTGGTGGATCCCTGGCTTGTTTGCATTGACTATTCTCTCACTCTTACTGACGAAGATATCCAAGATCTTGACATTAAGGATAAGAATGACGTGGGTATCTTATCGATATTAACAATACCAAAAGGATGTCCCGAAAAAACAACAATCAATCTGCTGGCTCCCATTGTTATAAACTTGAAAAACCGAAAGGCAAAACAGATCATTCAAGAAAACAGCTCTTATTCTGTGAAACACCTTGTAAAAGATGAAATAGAGAGAAGTCAGAGTCTACTCAAAAAGAGCAAAACAGGGAGTGAATAG